The following proteins are encoded in a genomic region of Triticum dicoccoides isolate Atlit2015 ecotype Zavitan chromosome 1B, WEW_v2.0, whole genome shotgun sequence:
- the LOC119317140 gene encoding uncharacterized protein LOC119317140, which produces MASVEELEEEEEEEVEDVEPLVYDRAKWVAWAVEEKEWSRREEEEKARKREENRRRSEAHDKVMDSIIEHDPKVGRDVYTRFFLRDFSVFNIDEESSVPPMRYTDSIYQDEFGLEDSANILSVSIVSSDAGFPVDVYGRVIARDSIDYKCIYLFHRNRDGCQRVNEDGMLILTGPYRGLVLVDFIYLEIDLKIREEGVPDRPFSKGLISIDGRVLSREKDVMVRSETLESWLSTTEVRFTTVLNAVECTFEIKLTEGLFKGNITVGIADVARKLDNEQTIVIHDSTADGVVTSDESGVIKLRRSVITICLERTVMFHINNEADGVCAERNFDFTPRRTGADEHKITCGAGKFRFRVVWSLMDFRL; this is translated from the exons ATGGCATCTGTagaggagttggaggaggaggaggaggaggaggtggaggacgtcGAGCCTTTAGTGTACGACCGGGCGAAGTGGGTGGCCTGGGCGGTGGAGGAGAAGGAGTGGTCCCggcgggaggaagaggagaaggctcGGAAGCGGGAGGAGAACCGGCGGAGAAGCGAGGCACACGACAAGGTCATGGACTCCATCATCGAGCACGATCCCAAGGTGGGGCGCGACGTCTACACCCGGTTTTTCCTCAGGGACTTCTCCGTCTTCAACATCGACGAGGAGT CGTCTGTCCCTCCAATGCGATACACTGATAGTATCTACCAAGATGAATTTGGGCTAGAAGACTCTGCAAACATCCTCTCCGTCAGCATAGTCTCCTCAGATGCAGGCTTCCCAGTCGATGTCTATGGCCGTGTCATTGCCAGAGACAGCATTGACTACAAGTGCATTTATCTCTTTCACCGCAATAGAGATGGTTGCCAGCGTGTCAACGAG GATGGAATGCTGATTTTAACTGGCCCATATCGAGGTCTAGTGCTGGTTGATTTCATCTATCTAGAGATAGATCTTAAAATAAGGGAAGAAGGAGTTCCAGACAGGCCATTTAGCAAGGGTCTAATAAGCATTGATGGCCGAGTACTGTCTAGAGAGAAAGATGTCATGGTTAGAAGTGAAACCCTTGAGAGCTGGCTCAGCACTACAGAAGTGAGATTCACAACTGTCCTGAACGCAGTCGAGTGCACCTTTGAAATCAAGCTCACTGAGGGGCTTTTTAAAGGAAATATAACAGTTGGCATCGCGGATGTAGCTCGCAAGCTGGACAATGAACAAACGATTGTGATTCATGATAGCACAGCAGATGGCGTGGTTACAAGTGATGAAAGTGGAGTTATCAAACTCCGGCGAAGTGTCATTActatctgtctggaaagaacggtgATGTTTCACATAAATAATGAGGCTGATGGTGTTTGTGCTGAACGAAACTTTGATTTCACTCCACGCCGCACTGGTGCAGATGAACATAAAATTACGTGTGGTGCTGGGAAGTTCAGATTCAGGGTTGTCTGGTCCTTGATGGACTTTAGGCTGTAA